In one window of Macrobrachium nipponense isolate FS-2020 chromosome 2, ASM1510439v2, whole genome shotgun sequence DNA:
- the LOC135221358 gene encoding LOW QUALITY PROTEIN: neural-cadherin-like (The sequence of the model RefSeq protein was modified relative to this genomic sequence to represent the inferred CDS: inserted 2 bases in 2 codons), with protein MDLLKNLPEATNSPSPKLVDQKKQQKACPLNQESSKTAADSSPKGGGSLGRLIEAVSEAVKEEVKNIGVTSVYDFTDQTTPFRGPKSFSTVASFPSSSSPYSSWHAPPPWPLSPPSTCVWLSVKENGGHFMNPVKLQGILGLHSDQLEKSTNLTVRVENPHTGCVSKRAGNKEDLGIEEPSTVGFDSSFPVLVDPLDPSSAASRASISLPLQVVDANMTSLVTPRLTRAPHCGSHEPETCTPASCLNGGRCIKTVNGNRCVCPGGSWGYQCKVLTRTFRGSGFAWIQPLPSCIPTTISFRVLTRKQEALLLYAGPLVHYSQSPLSTPTPLLALQLVEGKVQMVIDGGAAPLKLQVERSVNDGEWHSIHTRLDDQGASLMVDQLSGELDVNNNNNNNVKDSQSVTWAQWRDPKDSELWFSGSPIQIGGLAHRRPTSEDHGWKEAPISQPLDGCLSHLVYKWSGELMDLGEPALSKDSVAGCLPQEASCSYGLGACGVRGTCLGGLSTPECHCDPGWTGPKCNRRTVPARLRSKSYVKLGLVVHEPSSRSVSVQLQSGIACASMRHSDIPAESVCISGRPLGDGLWHTLRAECQGRNMMISVDDGDGLRQNTSLPSLSNNLPLGEGYQQEFDGLSSLPLPFVIDQLSGVTVGEGPDLRDEGLRQDGDDLEGTCLDDLRISGXSAPLAPTLNRTSWAEILTFKRIESGCKSRDACQDIACAAPLXCSNNWGRPICSCGEGRHLSGRTCEDIDECLWGPCLHGGSCYNANPGFHCVCGPSYAGEYCQWNNHHSQAHPLAAPTAIAAVTLSLLLFVFVGVFISFRLRRHWMTKKLAPEGEASATGDEGIIGQEDATIIEVKGGTEEGGGGGGGGGGGVGYSCPEKEKQVVLESLHLQLPGIQQTAPSEDKGSNSNLVRQPLSQESLAKAAAHLLEGRSLDDPVAAKDDLRAYAYEGEGSSAGSLSSALSGLRVEQTEEFSTSPLVPAFLDVMDLLKNLPEATNSPSPKLVDQKKQQKACPMNQESSKTAADSSPVKISQQSIDVLQEKFSSVTTAKT; from the exons ATGGATCTCCTGAAAAATCTTCCAGAAGCCACGAACTCTCCCTCGCCCAAACTGGTCGACCAGAAGAAGCAGCAAAAAGCCTGTCCGTTGAACCAGGAAAGTAGTAAAACTGCGGCGGACTCGAGTCCC AAAGGAGGTGGAAGCTTGGGACGGTTAATAGAAGCTGTGAGCGAAGCAGttaaagaggaagtgaagaataTAGGAGTGACCAGCGTTTACGACTTCACGGACCAAACGACGCCATTCCGAGGCCCCAAATCCTTCAGCACGGTTGCGTCTTTCCCTTCCTCGTCTTCACCTTACTCATCCTGGCATGCGCCTCCCCCGTGGCCTCTGTCCCCTCCGTCGACGTGCGTCTGGCTCAGCGTCAAGGAGAATGGCGGGCACTTCATGAATCCCGTCAAACTGCAGGGGATTCTTGGTCTTCATTCAGATCAG CTGGAAAAATCAACGAACCTGACAGTCCGAGTGGAGAACCCTCACACAGGTTGTGTGAGCAAACGAGCAGGTAACAAAGAGGACCTGGGCATAGAGGAGCCGTCGACAGTCGGTTTCGATTCCTCTTTCCCTGTGCTGGTGGACCCCCTCGACCCATCCTCAGCGGCTTCGAGGGCTTCCATCTCACTGCCTCTTCAG GTAGTGGACGCGAACATGACTTCCCTAGTGACGCCGCGGCTCACCCGAGCTCCACACTGCGGCTCGCACGAGCCAGAGACGTGTACTCCTGCGTCATGTCTTAACGGGGGAAGGTGCATCAAGACTGTGAATGGTAACAG GTGTGTGTGCCCAGGTGGGTCTTGGGGTTACCAGTGCAAAGTCCTCACTCGAACCTTCAGAGGCTCAGGATTTGCGTGGATCCAGCCTCTGCCATCTTGCATACCCACCACGATATCCTTCCGAGTCCTCACGAGGAAGCAGGAAGCTCTCCTTCTCTACGCTGGTCCACTCGTTCACTATTCTCAAAGCCCTCTTTCTACTCCTACGCCATTACTTGCTCTGCAGCTGGTTGAGGGCAAGGTGCAGATGGTGATAGATGGAGGAGCAGCGCCACTCAAGTTGCAGGTGGAGAGGAGTGTCAATGATGGGGAGTGGCATAGCATACATACGAGGCTCGATGATCAG GGCGCCTCCCTCATGGTGGACCAATTAAGTGGAGAATTGgacgtcaacaacaacaacaacaacaacgtgaaGGACTCTCAGAGTGTTACTTGGGCACAGTGGAGAGATCCCAAGGATTCAGAGTTGTGGTTCAGTGGCTCTCCTATTCAGATCGGGGGATTGGCCCATAGACGCCCCACCTCAGAAGACCATGGCTGGAAGGAGGCTCCCATCTCTCAGCCACTGGATGGATGCCTCTCGCACCTGGTTTATAAATGGTCAGGTGAG CTGATGGATTTGGGCGAACCTGCTCTGAGCAAAGACAGTGTGGCAGGGTGTCTGCCACAAGAGGCCTCTTGTTCCTATGGCTTGGGTGCTTGTGGAGTCAGAGGAACTTGCCTTGGGGGTCTAAGTACACCAGAGTGTCACTGTGATCCAGGATGGACTGGCCCTAAGTGTAACAGACGCACAGTCCCGGCTAGACTAAGGTCTAAGTCGTACGTGAAATTGGGTCTTGTCGTTCACGAGCCTTCGTCAAGAAGCGTCAGCGTCCAA TTACAGTCTGGAATCGCCTGTGCCTCTATGAGACATTCAGACATTCCCGCGGAGTCAGTCTGCATAAGTGGACGTCCTCTCGGCGACGGATTGTGGCATACCCTCAGAGCAGAGTGCCAGGGCCGGAATATGATGATAAGCGTCGATGACGGAGACGGACTCAGGCAAAATACTTCCTTACCATCTCTTTCAAATAACCTACCGCTCGGTGAAGGATACCAACAAGAATTTGATGGTTTGAGCAGTCTGCCTCTGCCGTTTGTAATTGACCAGCTTAGTGGTGTtacagtgggagagggccctgaTCTTAGAGATGAAGGACTCAGACAAGATGGTGATGACTTGGAGGGaa CATGTCTTGACGATCTTCGAATATCCG CTTCCGCTCCTCTGGCACCGACGCTAAACAGAACGAGCTGGGCTGAGATACTAACTTTCAAAAGGATCGAGTCCGGTTGCAAATCCAGAGACGCCTGCCAAGATATTGCCTGCGCCGCCCCTC TCTGCAGCAACAATTGGGGAAGACCCATCTGCAg TTGTGGCGAGGGGCGCCACCTGTCGGGCCGAACTTGCGAGGACATCGACGAATGCCTGTGGGGACCCTGTCTTCATGGAGGCTCCTGCTACAACGCGAATCCAGGATTCCATTGCGTCTGCGGACCGAGTTACGCCGGGGAATATTGCCAGTGGAACAATCACCATTCCCAAGCGCACCCACTCGCCGCTCCGACAGCAATCGCTGCCGTAACTCTGTCCCTACTGCTCTTTg TCTTTGTCGGAGTCTTCATCTCCTTCCGCCTAAGACGCCACTGGATGACGAAGAAACTGGCTCCAGAAGGCGAGGCATCTGCCACTGGAGACGAGGGCATTATCGGGCAGGAAGATGCCACGATCATTGAAGTCAAAGGGGGCAcggaggaaggagggggaggaggaggagggggtggaggtggggtaGGGTATTCGTGCCCGGAGAAAGAAAAGCAAGTGGTCCTCGAAAGTCTCCATCTTCAGTTGCCTGGAATTCAGCAAACTGCGCCAAGTGAAG acaaggGCTCGAACTCAAATCTGGTCAGGCAGCCGCTGAGCCAAGAGTCGTTAGCGAAAGCAGCAGCCCACCTCTTGGAAGGCAGGTCACTGGATGACCCCGTGGCGGCCAAAGATGACCTCCGTGCTTATGCTTACGAAGGGGAGGGGTCGTCAGCAGGCTCGCTCTCGTCTGCTCTGTCAG GCCTGAGAGTCGAACAGACGGAAGAGTTCTCCACGTCCCCGCTGGTTCCAGCATTCCTGGACGTCATGGATCTCCTGAAAAATCTTCCAGAAGCCACGAACTCTCCCTCGCCCAAACTGGTCGACCAGAAGAAGCAGCAAAAAGCCTGTCCGATGAACCAGGAAAGTAGTAAAACTGCGGCGGACTCGAGTCCCGTAAAAATTTCTCAGCAGTCAATAGACGTTTTACAAGAAAAGTTCAGTAGTGTAACGACAGCAAAAACTTag